One window of the Amycolatopsis mediterranei genome contains the following:
- a CDS encoding amidohydrolase family protein yields MPLQSWMKLLSTDDHLIEPPRLWSDRLPAKHREAGPRIVEQSRGEGVAPAEVWTYEDRIYPYIGLNAVAGKKPEEFGMEPTRYDEMIPGCYDPKVRLRDMDLDGVWGALSFPSFPRFAGTVFLEGQDPELALLCVRAWNDFQLDEWCATAPDRLIPLVILPLWDVEACVAEIHRTAAKGAKAISFPENPVPLGLPSFHTDHWDPVFSAAEETDMPLCLHFGTSGSAPKTAPEAPFAVTIALFGCNSMYATADLLFSPVFHRHPKLKVGLSEGGIGWVPYLLERIDGTWERHRFYQNVNQDVRPSELFHKHMHGCFIDDRFGVRNRHDIGVDHITWECDYPHSDSYWPKSRAYAAEVLADVPDDEVHQIVELNTRRLYNFPAA; encoded by the coding sequence ATGCCGTTGCAGTCATGGATGAAGCTGCTGTCAACCGACGACCACCTGATCGAACCCCCGCGGTTGTGGTCGGACCGGCTCCCGGCGAAGCACCGCGAGGCCGGTCCGCGAATCGTGGAGCAGTCGCGGGGCGAAGGCGTCGCGCCCGCGGAGGTGTGGACCTACGAGGACCGGATCTACCCGTACATCGGGTTGAACGCCGTGGCGGGCAAGAAGCCCGAGGAGTTCGGCATGGAGCCGACGCGGTACGACGAGATGATCCCCGGCTGCTACGACCCCAAGGTCCGGCTGCGGGACATGGACCTGGACGGGGTGTGGGGCGCGTTGTCCTTCCCGTCGTTCCCCCGGTTCGCCGGCACGGTGTTCCTCGAAGGACAGGACCCGGAACTCGCGCTGCTCTGCGTGCGGGCGTGGAACGACTTCCAGCTCGACGAGTGGTGCGCGACGGCGCCGGACCGGCTGATCCCGCTGGTCATCCTACCGCTGTGGGACGTCGAAGCCTGTGTGGCCGAGATCCACCGGACCGCGGCCAAGGGCGCGAAGGCGATCTCGTTCCCGGAGAATCCGGTCCCGCTGGGGCTGCCGTCGTTCCACACCGACCACTGGGACCCCGTGTTCTCGGCGGCGGAGGAGACGGACATGCCGCTGTGCCTGCACTTCGGCACCTCGGGCAGCGCGCCGAAGACCGCCCCGGAAGCGCCGTTCGCCGTGACGATCGCCCTGTTCGGCTGCAATTCGATGTACGCGACCGCCGACCTGCTGTTCTCCCCGGTGTTCCACCGGCACCCCAAGCTCAAGGTGGGGCTGTCCGAGGGCGGGATCGGCTGGGTGCCGTACCTGCTGGAACGGATCGACGGCACCTGGGAACGGCACCGGTTCTACCAGAACGTCAACCAGGACGTGCGGCCGTCGGAGTTGTTCCACAAGCACATGCACGGCTGTTTCATCGACGACCGGTTCGGGGTGCGCAACCGGCACGACATCGGGGTCGACCACATCACCTGGGAATGCGACTACCCGCACTCCGACTCGTACTGGCCGAAGAGCCGTGCCTACGCGGCGGAGGTGCTCGCCGACGTCCCGGACGACGAGGTGCACCAGATCGTCGAACTGAACACCCGCCGCCTCTACAACTTCCCCGCCGCATGA
- a CDS encoding mycofactocin-coupled SDR family oxidoreductase, whose protein sequence is MTAGRVAGKIALVTGAARGQGRSHAVRLAEEGADVVVTDVCHDITDVLPYSLASKEQLEETVALVRATGRRCVAVQADVRSITDVRAAVDAATAEFGRLDVVVANAGVMSSGRAWELSEEEWDVVMDVNLKGVWNTARAALPGMIEAGAGGSIVMISSAAGIRGHVPYAHYVASKHGVVGLMKALSNELARYEIRVNTVHPTGVSDTGITVGVPIEELSAREPLFGLGAMNPLAPFVEPRDVSNAVLFLASDEARYVTGLQFTVDAGGTNKP, encoded by the coding sequence GTGACCGCCGGGCGGGTGGCGGGCAAGATCGCCCTCGTCACCGGTGCGGCCCGCGGGCAGGGCCGCTCGCACGCGGTGCGCCTGGCCGAGGAGGGCGCGGACGTCGTCGTCACCGACGTCTGTCACGACATCACCGACGTGCTGCCTTACTCGCTGGCTTCGAAGGAACAGCTCGAGGAGACCGTCGCGCTCGTGCGGGCGACGGGCCGCCGGTGTGTCGCCGTCCAGGCCGACGTCCGGTCGATCACCGACGTCCGCGCGGCCGTGGACGCGGCGACAGCCGAGTTCGGCCGGCTCGACGTCGTCGTGGCGAACGCCGGTGTGATGAGCTCCGGGCGGGCCTGGGAACTGTCCGAAGAGGAATGGGACGTCGTCATGGACGTCAACCTCAAGGGAGTCTGGAACACGGCGCGCGCGGCGCTCCCCGGGATGATCGAGGCCGGGGCAGGCGGATCGATCGTCATGATCAGCTCGGCCGCCGGGATCCGGGGCCACGTGCCGTACGCCCACTACGTGGCGAGCAAGCATGGTGTGGTGGGCCTGATGAAGGCGCTGTCCAACGAGCTGGCTCGGTACGAGATCCGCGTGAACACGGTGCACCCCACCGGAGTGAGCGACACCGGGATCACCGTCGGTGTGCCGATCGAGGAGCTGTCGGCCCGCGAGCCACTGTTCGGCCTGGGGGCGATGAATCCGCTCGCCCCCTTCGTCGAGCCTCGTGACGTGTCGAACGCCGTGCTGTTCCTCGCCTCGGACGAGGCGCGGTACGTCACGGGTCTGCAGTTCACGGTCGACGCCGGCGGAACGAACAAGCCGTAG
- a CDS encoding FAD-binding protein, which yields MTTNEETYDIVVVGSGGGGLVGAYVAASRGLRTLVIEKTGLAGGTTAYSGAGLWFPGSAPIARAGVEDDVENARAYLRDVVGDSSRERLQDAYLEAGVRLIDELERNPWFQSFVHGPVPDYFASAPGASVAGRTIFPPEIPAAGLGDHARLVRGPLSAERWGVDQGPVLNGGRALIGRALAAFLETGKGTLRVDTALDSLVVEDGRVVGVDAVSDGAPVRFRATRGILLAAGGFERNAELRAKYQPIPLTGEWSNGAPGNTGDALLAGIAAGADTDLLDESWYVPGLVQPDGLPVFQSGLRGGIWVNAAGERFMNEARPYDQAGHEIARLHAETGVSHIPAHWVFDQRQLDRDSFGGPPDQPVRPEWFSSGALRKADTLEELAELIDVPFGTLNRTVEKFNGYARTGVDKQFHRGETPWDRMFHHVIPFPFLPELNYLAKPSPEWPNPILLPLDTPPFYVATIVLSDIGTKGGLKTDENARVLRPDGQAIEGLYAAGNTAAAMSGHVYPGAGTPIGSSLAFAYRAVLDIAGSAT from the coding sequence ATGACCACCAACGAGGAGACCTACGACATCGTCGTCGTCGGTTCCGGGGGAGGAGGTCTGGTCGGGGCCTACGTGGCCGCGTCACGCGGCCTGCGCACCCTCGTCATCGAAAAGACCGGCCTGGCCGGCGGCACGACCGCCTATTCCGGTGCCGGGCTGTGGTTCCCCGGCTCGGCCCCGATCGCGCGGGCCGGTGTCGAGGACGATGTGGAGAACGCCCGGGCGTATCTGCGGGACGTCGTCGGCGACAGCTCGCGGGAACGGCTCCAGGACGCCTACCTCGAGGCGGGTGTCCGGCTGATCGACGAACTCGAGCGGAACCCGTGGTTCCAATCGTTCGTGCACGGCCCCGTGCCGGACTACTTCGCCTCCGCACCGGGTGCTTCGGTGGCCGGGCGGACGATCTTCCCGCCGGAGATCCCCGCCGCCGGGCTCGGCGACCACGCCCGGCTCGTCCGCGGTCCCCTTTCCGCCGAGCGCTGGGGCGTCGACCAGGGCCCGGTGCTCAACGGCGGCCGCGCGTTGATCGGCCGGGCGCTGGCGGCGTTCCTGGAAACCGGCAAGGGAACGCTGCGCGTCGACACCGCCCTGGACAGCCTCGTGGTCGAGGACGGCCGGGTCGTCGGGGTGGACGCGGTGAGCGACGGCGCGCCGGTCCGGTTCCGCGCCACCCGCGGGATCCTCCTCGCGGCCGGCGGTTTCGAGCGCAACGCCGAGCTGCGCGCGAAGTACCAGCCGATTCCGCTGACCGGTGAGTGGTCCAACGGCGCCCCGGGCAACACCGGCGACGCGCTCTTGGCGGGCATCGCCGCCGGCGCGGACACCGACCTGCTCGACGAATCCTGGTACGTCCCCGGCCTGGTGCAGCCGGACGGCCTCCCGGTCTTCCAGAGCGGCCTGCGCGGCGGGATCTGGGTGAACGCCGCGGGGGAACGGTTCATGAACGAGGCTCGTCCGTACGACCAGGCCGGCCACGAGATCGCCCGCCTGCACGCGGAGACCGGCGTCTCGCACATCCCCGCCCACTGGGTCTTCGACCAGCGGCAGCTCGACCGGGACAGCTTCGGCGGCCCGCCGGACCAGCCGGTCCGCCCGGAGTGGTTCTCCTCCGGGGCGTTGCGGAAGGCCGACACCCTCGAGGAGCTGGCCGAGCTGATCGACGTCCCGTTCGGGACGCTGAACCGGACGGTCGAGAAGTTCAACGGCTACGCGCGGACCGGCGTCGACAAGCAGTTCCACCGCGGCGAGACACCGTGGGACCGGATGTTCCACCACGTGATCCCGTTCCCGTTCCTGCCCGAGCTGAACTACCTGGCGAAGCCTTCGCCGGAGTGGCCCAACCCGATCCTGCTGCCGCTGGACACCCCGCCGTTCTACGTCGCGACCATCGTTCTGTCCGACATCGGCACCAAGGGCGGCCTGAAGACCGACGAGAACGCGCGAGTGCTGCGGCCGGACGGCCAGGCGATCGAAGGCCTCTACGCGGCGGGCAACACGGCGGCCGCGATGTCCGGCCACGTGTACCCGGGCGCGGGGACGCCGATCGGCTCGAGTCTCGCCTTCGCCTACCGGGCGGTGCTCGACATCGCCGGCTCCGCGACCTGA
- a CDS encoding VOC family protein, with translation MTQPDYDPGPQIAYAGSIGLGTPDLEKSLWFFRDLLGMEVVEQVDGVAYLRGYQEHVHHSLVLTQQEEAVVNSYGFRVKRKQDVELFHKQFENQGLRTVDATGRERGRGEALRFLVPGSEHPFEFYYDIERPIAEESLRSKNLSNSSRRRGLGVRRLDHINLQTSAATVNQAEGWLREELGFKRREFARIPQAPDVIMASWLSVTSQVHDIAIGVAAEDRPGQFHHVAFNVENFHDILTAADQIRDLDIAYGAGPGKHGIGQAMYLYIHDPGSGHRIELYSGGYHIYDPDWDALEWKLPELQLGQTWYGDVLDVGPGGSFLSTTPSAGLVP, from the coding sequence ATGACTCAGCCGGACTACGACCCGGGACCGCAGATCGCGTACGCCGGCAGCATCGGCCTCGGCACCCCGGATCTCGAGAAGTCGCTCTGGTTCTTCCGCGACCTGCTCGGCATGGAGGTCGTCGAACAGGTCGACGGTGTCGCCTACCTGCGCGGGTACCAGGAACACGTCCACCACTCCCTCGTCCTGACCCAGCAGGAGGAGGCCGTGGTGAACTCCTACGGCTTCCGCGTCAAGCGCAAGCAGGACGTCGAACTGTTCCACAAGCAGTTCGAAAACCAGGGACTGCGAACGGTCGACGCCACCGGTCGTGAGCGCGGCCGGGGTGAGGCGCTCCGCTTCCTCGTGCCGGGCAGTGAGCACCCCTTCGAGTTCTACTACGACATCGAGCGGCCGATCGCCGAGGAGTCCCTTCGCTCGAAGAACCTCAGCAACAGCTCGCGCCGCCGCGGGCTCGGCGTGCGCCGGCTCGACCATATCAACCTGCAGACCAGCGCCGCCACGGTCAACCAGGCCGAAGGGTGGTTGCGCGAGGAACTGGGGTTCAAGCGCCGCGAGTTCGCGCGGATCCCGCAGGCGCCGGACGTCATCATGGCGTCCTGGCTGTCGGTGACGTCGCAGGTGCACGACATCGCCATCGGCGTAGCTGCCGAGGACCGGCCCGGCCAGTTCCACCACGTGGCGTTCAACGTCGAGAACTTCCACGACATCCTCACCGCGGCGGACCAGATCCGCGACCTCGACATCGCCTACGGCGCCGGCCCGGGCAAGCACGGCATCGGCCAGGCGATGTACCTCTACATCCACGACCCCGGCTCCGGACACCGGATCGAGCTCTACTCCGGTGGCTACCACATCTACGACCCCGACTGGGACGCGCTCGAGTGGAAGCTGCCCGAGCTGCAGCTGGGGCAGACGTGGTACGGCGACGTCCTCGACGTCGGCCCGGGCGGCTCGTTCCTGTCCACGACGCCGTCGGCGGGTCTGGTGCCATGA
- a CDS encoding NAD(P)-dependent oxidoreductase, which produces MGTIGFVGAGSIGEPMVERLLAAGHPVRVFARRTEVRDRLRAAGAELVDRVRYLAACDVVVSCLYDDAQVLDVLPEVVREMAASTVLVSHTTGRPETLSRLAPMGKAAIVDAAFSGTAEAVRAGRLTVYLGGEPGPVATAREIVGAYADPVITTGSLGSALRVKLLNNLLFAAISQVTLRGLEAGLVMGIDESVLLEALAVGSGGSSAGRYIAARGGAERYVAAVTPFLRKDLAACRETAAGLGADLAKLLAAACDGPMDLENLENGVVR; this is translated from the coding sequence GTGGGAACGATCGGGTTCGTCGGCGCCGGGAGCATCGGCGAGCCGATGGTGGAGCGGTTGCTGGCGGCCGGGCACCCCGTTCGCGTGTTCGCCCGGCGGACCGAAGTCCGGGACCGGCTCCGCGCCGCCGGGGCGGAGCTCGTCGACCGGGTGCGTTACCTCGCCGCGTGCGATGTCGTCGTGAGCTGCCTGTACGACGACGCCCAGGTGCTCGACGTCCTGCCCGAGGTCGTCCGGGAGATGGCGGCGAGCACGGTGCTGGTGTCACACACGACCGGCCGCCCGGAGACGCTGAGCAGGCTCGCGCCGATGGGAAAGGCAGCGATCGTGGACGCGGCGTTCAGCGGGACGGCGGAGGCGGTCCGCGCCGGCCGGCTCACGGTCTACCTCGGCGGGGAGCCCGGGCCCGTCGCGACGGCGCGCGAGATCGTCGGTGCGTATGCCGATCCTGTGATCACGACCGGCTCCCTGGGGTCGGCGCTGCGGGTGAAGCTGCTCAACAACCTGCTCTTCGCCGCGATCTCGCAAGTGACGTTGCGGGGACTGGAGGCGGGCCTGGTGATGGGGATCGACGAGAGCGTCCTGCTCGAAGCCCTCGCCGTCGGCAGCGGCGGGAGCAGCGCGGGGCGCTACATCGCTGCTCGCGGTGGGGCCGAACGCTACGTCGCCGCGGTCACGCCGTTCCTGCGCAAGGACCTGGCGGCCTGCCGGGAGACCGCGGCCGGGCTGGGCGCCGACCTGGCGAAGCTGCTGGCCGCGGCCTGCGACGGGCCGATGGACCTGGAGAACCTCGAGAACGGAGTGGTTCGGTGA
- a CDS encoding IclR family transcriptional regulator, giving the protein MSDGPSSMVDRVVLILGVFERSGGRLTLGQISSRSGLPRTSVHRILQQLVSARWLQRSDNEYTLGLRMFEIGSLVVRRTRISDVARPFMQELCATTGQVVHLALLDERDVVYLEKIGGAFASTLPSRVGGRLPAHCTGVGKVLLAYSPRAVVDRYLEGGLCPRTRTSIGSADALEAAMVRIRNCGYSTESGEASPGVACVAAPILEFDSAVAAISVCGPQERIRVDELKYRVMWTAAEISRRLTATAHPLPA; this is encoded by the coding sequence ATGTCCGATGGTCCGTCGAGCATGGTCGACCGGGTGGTCCTGATCCTGGGGGTCTTCGAGCGGTCCGGCGGGCGGCTGACCCTGGGACAGATCAGCTCGCGCAGCGGCCTGCCCCGCACCTCCGTGCACCGGATCCTGCAGCAGTTGGTCAGCGCCCGCTGGCTCCAGCGCAGCGACAACGAGTACACCCTCGGGCTCCGCATGTTCGAGATCGGCAGCCTGGTCGTGCGCCGCACGCGGATCAGCGACGTCGCCCGGCCCTTCATGCAGGAGCTGTGCGCGACCACCGGTCAGGTCGTTCACCTCGCGCTGCTGGACGAGCGGGATGTCGTCTACCTGGAGAAGATCGGCGGGGCGTTCGCCAGCACCCTGCCGTCGCGGGTGGGCGGGCGCCTTCCCGCGCACTGCACCGGGGTGGGCAAGGTTCTCCTCGCCTACTCCCCCCGGGCCGTCGTCGACCGGTACCTCGAAGGGGGCCTGTGCCCGCGGACGCGCACGAGCATCGGCTCGGCCGACGCACTCGAGGCCGCGATGGTCCGGATCCGCAACTGCGGCTATTCGACCGAGAGCGGCGAGGCTTCACCCGGAGTAGCGTGCGTCGCCGCGCCGATCCTCGAGTTCGACTCCGCCGTCGCGGCGATCTCGGTGTGCGGTCCGCAGGAACGCATCCGCGTCGACGAGCTCAAGTACCGCGTCATGTGGACCGCCGCGGAGATCTCGCGGCGCCTCACCGCGACGGCCCACCCCCTGCCCGCGTGA
- a CDS encoding thiolase C-terminal domain-containing protein: MTTRPLPQPTLASAGFWRSGADGVLRIACCDDCGRYFHPPMPVCPGCRGRAVALAPTSGKAVVVGFSVDHQTWLPAFPPPYVVAVVALAEDDRARLTTNIVGCEPDEVYVGMRVRVRFEQQEDVYLPLFEPDPEADGPGPLPEPRDVRAALRPMASPRKYEDRVALTGVGQSRVGRRLMVDPISLTVDACLAAVADAGLDLDEIDGLSTYPAVSPTGMSEGGITALSEALQLRPTWVNGGSEVPGQIGSITAAMLAVAAGLCRHVLCFRTVWESSHAALVRSGEWQANGGRATGMLEWRAPFGAVSAAQWIGCHASHYMHRYGVGREALGAIAVTTRAGAARNPEALYRDPLAIDDYFGARLITTPFGLYDCDVPCDGAVAVVVSAIETAADRPKAPVFVEAAGTAILERLSWDQDTLTHLPQSQGPSAHVWTRTDLTPADVDVALLYDGFTFNVVSWLEGLGFCGPGEATAFLAGGKTIALDGELPLNPHGGQLSAGRLHGYGFVREAMLQLRGEAHGRQVEGARTAVVTSGGGVPSGVLLLRTA, encoded by the coding sequence ATGACGACGCGCCCCCTCCCACAGCCGACGCTCGCGAGCGCCGGGTTCTGGCGATCGGGCGCCGACGGTGTGCTCCGGATCGCCTGCTGCGACGACTGCGGGCGGTACTTCCACCCGCCGATGCCGGTGTGCCCCGGCTGCCGCGGGCGCGCGGTGGCGCTCGCGCCCACCTCCGGGAAGGCGGTGGTCGTCGGCTTCAGCGTCGACCACCAGACGTGGCTGCCCGCGTTCCCGCCGCCCTACGTCGTGGCTGTGGTCGCGCTCGCCGAGGACGACCGCGCGCGCCTGACGACGAACATCGTCGGCTGCGAGCCGGACGAGGTGTACGTCGGGATGCGCGTCCGGGTGCGCTTCGAGCAGCAGGAAGACGTGTACCTGCCGCTGTTCGAACCGGACCCCGAAGCCGACGGACCGGGTCCGCTGCCCGAGCCCCGTGACGTCCGCGCCGCGCTGCGTCCCATGGCTTCTCCCCGGAAGTACGAGGACCGGGTCGCGCTGACCGGCGTCGGCCAGTCGCGTGTGGGCCGCCGGCTCATGGTCGACCCGATCTCGCTGACCGTCGACGCGTGCCTGGCCGCGGTGGCGGACGCGGGCCTCGACCTCGACGAGATCGACGGCCTCTCCACCTACCCCGCGGTGAGCCCGACGGGCATGAGCGAAGGCGGGATCACCGCACTGTCCGAGGCGCTGCAGCTGCGGCCCACCTGGGTCAACGGCGGGAGCGAGGTGCCGGGGCAGATCGGCTCGATCACCGCCGCCATGCTCGCGGTCGCCGCCGGGCTGTGCCGGCACGTCCTGTGCTTCCGCACGGTCTGGGAGTCCTCCCACGCCGCCCTGGTCCGGTCCGGTGAGTGGCAGGCGAATGGCGGGCGCGCCACCGGGATGCTGGAGTGGCGGGCCCCGTTCGGCGCCGTGTCGGCCGCGCAGTGGATCGGCTGTCACGCCTCGCACTACATGCACCGTTACGGCGTCGGCCGCGAAGCACTCGGCGCCATCGCCGTCACCACGCGGGCCGGCGCCGCGCGGAACCCGGAAGCGCTCTACCGGGACCCGCTGGCGATCGACGACTACTTCGGTGCCCGCCTGATCACCACGCCGTTCGGGCTGTACGACTGCGACGTGCCCTGCGACGGGGCGGTGGCCGTCGTCGTCTCGGCGATCGAGACCGCCGCCGACCGTCCCAAGGCACCCGTTTTCGTCGAGGCCGCGGGGACGGCGATTCTCGAACGGCTCAGCTGGGACCAGGACACCCTCACCCACCTGCCCCAGTCCCAAGGCCCGTCCGCGCACGTGTGGACCCGGACGGACCTGACCCCGGCCGACGTCGACGTCGCCCTGCTCTACGACGGGTTCACGTTCAACGTCGTGTCCTGGCTGGAGGGTCTCGGCTTCTGCGGCCCCGGCGAGGCGACCGCCTTCCTCGCCGGCGGCAAGACGATTGCGCTCGACGGCGAACTCCCCCTCAACCCGCACGGCGGGCAGCTCTCGGCCGGCCGCCTCCACGGCTACGGCTTCGTCCGCGAAGCCATGCTGCAACTGCGCGGCGAAGCCCACGGACGTCAGGTCGAAGGCGCGCGGACGGCGGTCGTCACCTCGGGCGGCGGGGTGCCGTCCGGCGTGCTGCTGCTGCGCACGGCATAG